Proteins encoded in a region of the Flavobacteriaceae bacterium HL-DH10 genome:
- a CDS encoding homoserine kinase, which yields MNEIKIFSPATVANVSCGFDVLGFCLDSVGDDMVIRKIEKKGIYISKIEGFDLPYETELNVAGVSALAMYNSLDLDFGFEIEIYKKIKPGSGIGSSAASAVGSVFGMNELLGRPYNKTQLTEFAIKGEALASKCEHADNLAPALFGGFTLVKSLKPLEILQIPSPDDLFATIIHPQIEIKTSESRAVLPNQVALSDAITQWSNLGSLVHALHTSDYNLIKNSLHDVIIEPHRSKLIPHYEEVKKVVLKAGALGAGISGSGPSIFSLCKGIEMAKNVEDAMRNVYAKTGIEFDIHVSKINIEGIKIK from the coding sequence ATGAATGAAATAAAAATATTCTCTCCAGCAACCGTTGCAAATGTATCATGCGGTTTCGACGTTTTAGGATTTTGCTTAGATAGTGTTGGAGATGACATGGTTATTAGAAAAATAGAAAAAAAAGGAATTTATATATCCAAAATTGAAGGTTTTGATTTGCCTTACGAAACAGAATTAAACGTTGCTGGTGTTTCTGCTTTAGCTATGTACAACAGTTTAGATTTAGACTTTGGTTTCGAAATTGAAATTTATAAAAAAATAAAACCAGGAAGTGGTATTGGTAGTAGCGCCGCAAGTGCTGTAGGTAGTGTTTTTGGAATGAACGAACTTTTAGGACGACCTTACAATAAAACCCAACTTACCGAATTTGCTATAAAAGGAGAAGCTTTAGCTAGTAAATGTGAGCATGCTGATAACCTTGCTCCTGCTCTTTTTGGAGGCTTTACATTAGTGAAAAGCTTGAAACCTTTAGAAATATTACAAATTCCGTCACCTGATGATTTGTTTGCCACCATCATCCATCCACAAATTGAAATTAAGACATCTGAATCTAGAGCTGTTTTACCAAATCAAGTTGCACTAAGTGACGCCATTACGCAATGGTCTAACTTAGGAAGTTTAGTGCATGCTTTGCATACGAGTGATTATAATTTAATTAAAAATTCATTACACGATGTCATAATAGAACCTCATAGAAGTAAGCTGATTCCGCATTATGAAGAAGTGAAAAAAGTAGTGTTAAAAGCTGGAGCGTTAGGTGCTGGAATTTCAGGATCTGGACCTTCAATTTTTTCATTATGTAAAGGAATTGAAATGGCTAAAAATGTGGAAGATGCCATGAGAAATGTATATGCTAAAACAGGAATTGAATTTGATATTCATGTTTCAAAAATTAATATTGAAGGGATTAAAATAAAATAA
- the thrC gene encoding threonine synthase encodes MNYYSLNKQAPNTSFKDAVIKGLAPDKGLYFPESITPLPKEFFDNIDDLSYSEIAFEAIKQFVSPEIPEAVLKTIVEETLSFDFPVVELNKNISTLELFHGPTMAFKDVGARFMARCLGYFNKDNTNEVTVLVATSGDTGGAVANGFLGVKGVNVVILYPSGKVSDIQEKQLTTLGQNIKALEVNGTFDDCQAMVKTAFLDDTLTSKMQLTSANSINVARWLPQLFYFMFAYKQLHNEYKDIVFSVPSGNFGNVCAGMMAQQLGLPINHFVASNNANNVVTRYLISQLYEPKPSVQTISNAMDVGAPSNFIRIQEIYKNNFDSLKENVSSYSFSDDETKEAMLEIYNNYNYVADPHGAVGYLGCKAYLKENSNAHCVFLETAHPTKFLDVVEEVIKEEQPLPEQIQAVMGKEKESVVISTYEDLKVFLLK; translated from the coding sequence ATGAATTACTACAGTTTAAACAAACAAGCACCAAACACATCGTTTAAAGATGCTGTTATAAAAGGATTAGCACCAGATAAAGGTTTATATTTCCCAGAAAGCATCACACCTTTACCTAAAGAATTCTTTGATAATATTGATGATTTATCATATTCAGAAATAGCTTTTGAAGCCATTAAACAATTTGTGTCTCCCGAAATTCCTGAAGCTGTTTTAAAAACCATTGTAGAGGAAACATTATCATTCGATTTTCCTGTTGTAGAATTAAATAAAAACATTTCTACTTTAGAATTATTTCATGGACCTACCATGGCATTTAAAGATGTTGGAGCGCGTTTTATGGCACGTTGCTTAGGCTATTTTAATAAAGATAACACAAATGAAGTCACTGTTTTAGTGGCTACATCTGGAGATACAGGTGGTGCAGTTGCTAACGGTTTTTTAGGCGTTAAAGGTGTTAATGTAGTTATACTCTATCCTAGCGGAAAGGTAAGTGATATTCAAGAAAAACAATTAACAACTTTAGGTCAGAATATTAAAGCTTTAGAAGTTAATGGTACGTTTGACGATTGTCAAGCTATGGTAAAAACAGCTTTTTTAGACGATACTCTAACTAGCAAAATGCAGTTAACATCAGCAAACTCTATTAATGTGGCACGTTGGTTACCGCAATTGTTCTATTTTATGTTTGCTTATAAGCAGTTACACAATGAATATAAAGATATTGTATTTTCTGTGCCTTCTGGTAATTTTGGTAATGTTTGTGCAGGTATGATGGCGCAACAATTAGGCTTGCCTATTAACCATTTTGTAGCGTCTAACAATGCTAATAATGTAGTAACACGTTATTTAATCTCACAATTATACGAACCAAAACCATCTGTACAAACCATTAGCAATGCTATGGATGTAGGTGCTCCAAGTAACTTTATTCGTATTCAAGAAATTTATAAAAATAATTTCGATAGTTTAAAAGAAAACGTATCGTCTTATAGTTTTTCTGATGACGAAACTAAAGAGGCTATGCTAGAAATTTATAACAATTATAACTATGTAGCAGATCCGCATGGTGCAGTTGGATATTTAGGTTGTAAAGCCTATTTAAAAGAAAATTCAAACGCACATTGTGTCTTTTTAGAAACAGCTCATCCAACTAAATTTTTAGATGTTGTTGAAGAAGTTATTAAAGAAGAACAACCTTTACCAGAACAAATTCAAGCTGTTATGGGAAAAGAAAAAGAATCAGTTGTAATTTCTACTTATGAGGATTTAAAAGTGTTTCTGTTGAAATAA
- a CDS encoding phospholipase D family protein encodes MKNFYFIILLVVCSCSQKKNNQVLLESDFCSSIHRNDSVSLSAELKDVSEIMTTKTGVYVLEDGAGSMVARAWLSEYSEKTIDIQYFIFSIDNIGLIACDYLVRAADRGVKVRILVDDIMVDAEIEDILALNSHKNISIKIYNPGVNLGKNIFSKIKKFATDFRTANQRMHNKTFIVDGKVVITGGRNIADEYFDYDHEYNFRDRDVLLIGKETKRVSASFSEFWNNSLSVPVSDLSDRESNNYVEYNFDKLHEYACNPENFWPQVRTRIQKFPTVFTELKKSEELVWVDDVSFISDIPGKNDGTNGLKGGGVSTSKLIELLNNAKRFVEIQTPYLITTELSRSLFKEAVNRGVKIRILTNSLASTDNTEAFSAYQGDRIKLLETGVEIFEFRPDAEERITMMTDELHDTLEDKPIFGLHAKTMVIDGETTVIGTFNLDPRSANLNTECITIINSEKISKAVLKGIEKEFKPENSWQITPNFNPDSEVSNYKRIKTWTRKVLPKSIL; translated from the coding sequence TTGAAAAACTTCTATTTTATAATTTTATTAGTAGTATGTTCATGTTCTCAAAAGAAAAATAATCAGGTTTTACTCGAAAGTGATTTCTGTTCAAGTATCCATAGAAATGACTCTGTAAGCTTATCTGCTGAACTCAAAGATGTTTCTGAAATAATGACCACCAAAACAGGTGTTTATGTTTTAGAAGATGGTGCAGGTTCCATGGTGGCTAGAGCTTGGCTTTCTGAATACTCAGAAAAAACTATTGATATTCAATATTTTATATTCTCTATTGATAATATTGGCCTAATTGCCTGCGATTATTTGGTAAGAGCAGCAGACCGAGGTGTGAAAGTTAGAATTCTTGTAGACGATATTATGGTTGATGCTGAAATTGAAGATATTTTGGCGCTAAATTCACACAAAAACATTAGCATAAAAATATATAATCCTGGTGTTAATTTAGGCAAAAATATTTTTTCTAAAATTAAAAAATTTGCTACCGATTTTAGAACAGCTAACCAACGTATGCATAATAAAACTTTTATTGTAGACGGAAAGGTAGTAATAACAGGAGGTAGAAACATTGCTGATGAATATTTTGATTACGATCATGAGTATAACTTTAGAGACAGAGATGTTTTATTAATTGGCAAAGAAACAAAACGTGTTAGTGCTTCTTTTTCTGAATTTTGGAACAATTCTTTAAGTGTTCCAGTATCAGATTTAAGTGATAGAGAATCTAATAATTATGTCGAATATAATTTTGATAAACTTCATGAATACGCTTGTAATCCTGAAAATTTTTGGCCTCAAGTAAGAACTAGAATTCAAAAATTCCCAACTGTTTTTACAGAATTAAAGAAATCTGAAGAGCTGGTTTGGGTAGATGATGTTTCTTTTATTTCAGATATACCAGGAAAAAATGATGGAACAAACGGCTTAAAAGGAGGTGGTGTTTCTACAAGTAAATTAATTGAATTATTAAATAACGCAAAACGTTTTGTTGAAATTCAAACCCCATATTTAATTACAACAGAGTTAAGTAGAAGCTTATTTAAAGAAGCGGTTAATAGAGGTGTAAAAATTAGAATATTAACTAATAGTTTAGCTTCTACTGATAACACAGAAGCTTTTAGTGCATATCAAGGTGATAGAATTAAACTTCTTGAGACTGGAGTTGAAATCTTTGAATTCCGTCCTGATGCCGAAGAGCGGATTACGATGATGACTGACGAATTACATGACACATTAGAAGACAAACCTATTTTTGGATTACATGCAAAAACGATGGTTATAGACGGAGAAACCACAGTAATTGGAACCTTTAATCTAGACCCTAGAAGCGCCAACTTAAATACAGAATGTATAACCATTATTAATTCTGAAAAAATTTCTAAAGCAGTACTAAAAGGAATTGAAAAAGAGTTTAAACCAGAAAACTCTTGGCAAATAACACCTAATTTTAATCCTGACTCTGAAGTGAGCAATTATAAAAGAATAAAAACTTGGACTCGTAAGGTTTTACCAAAATCAATATTATAG
- a CDS encoding DUF1593 domain-containing protein produces MPRKKLKRVANIVLMGVFSVMFLTQCSHAKQKSPKPRILISTDIGGTDPDDFQSMIHLLMYADLFKIEGLVSTSFKTGTTQDLLDMIALYEMEISPTLNSFLENNKELELFQNTGKLF; encoded by the coding sequence ATGCCTAGAAAAAAATTAAAAAGAGTAGCTAACATAGTACTTATGGGAGTTTTTTCTGTGATGTTTTTAACACAATGTAGTCATGCTAAACAAAAATCACCAAAACCTAGAATATTAATCAGTACGGATATAGGAGGAACAGATCCTGACGATTTCCAATCTATGATCCATTTATTAATGTATGCCGATCTTTTTAAAATTGAAGGTTTAGTGTCTACTTCTTTTAAAACAGGAACTACACAAGACCTTCTTGATATGATTGCTCTTTATGAAATGGAGATCTCCCCAACCTTGAATTCTTTTTTGGAGAACAACAAGGAGCTAGAACTATTTCAAAACACCGGGAAGCTTTTCTAA
- a CDS encoding DUF1593 domain-containing protein codes for MMTKTNKIGLLFLFIFGICIVSAQEKPRVFVLTDIENEPDDAMSMVRFLVYANNYDIEGLAATTSVHQQHEVATYRIKEIVEAYSKVRDNLEKHESGFPTGNYLKSIITEGLPEYGLKAVGKGKDSNASELLIQSIDKNDSRPLWVTVWGGPNVLAQALWKVKQTRSAKDIQKFVSKIRVYTISDQDDSGPWIRKEFPNLFYIVSPGFNAGGGYHHATWSGISGDFFHARCDGADFTIVTNEWLDINIRKKGSLGAEYPRWDYLMEGDTPSFLSLINNGLNNPEHPEWGGWGGRYELYTPRFKKWHLYPESRPIYSDAEDEVLGEDNRWHLGNHETIWRWRAAYQNDFASRMDWTIKAYDKANHPPTVKIDHDLNLTAKIGDRVNLSAKGSNDPDGDALSYKWFYYKEAGTFSVSSARSGQPVEIQNNDQQDAWFTVPTKRLGGDGTGTMHIILAVTDHGSPRLTRYQRIIVTIQK; via the coding sequence ATGATGACTAAAACTAATAAAATAGGTCTATTATTTTTATTTATCTTTGGAATATGTATTGTTTCAGCTCAGGAAAAACCTAGGGTTTTTGTTTTAACTGACATTGAAAATGAACCTGATGATGCCATGTCTATGGTTCGGTTTTTAGTCTATGCCAATAATTATGATATTGAAGGATTAGCTGCTACTACATCTGTTCATCAACAACATGAAGTTGCCACATATCGAATCAAAGAAATAGTTGAAGCGTATAGTAAAGTCCGTGATAATTTAGAAAAACATGAATCAGGGTTCCCTACAGGAAATTACTTAAAATCTATAATAACAGAAGGACTTCCAGAATATGGTTTAAAAGCAGTAGGTAAAGGAAAAGATTCTAATGCATCTGAATTATTAATACAATCTATTGATAAAAACGACTCAAGACCATTATGGGTAACTGTTTGGGGAGGACCAAATGTTTTAGCACAAGCACTTTGGAAAGTGAAACAAACTCGATCGGCTAAAGATATTCAGAAATTTGTTTCAAAAATTCGGGTTTATACTATTTCCGATCAAGATGATAGCGGTCCATGGATACGTAAAGAATTCCCAAATTTATTTTACATAGTCAGTCCTGGGTTTAATGCAGGAGGTGGTTATCATCATGCTACTTGGAGTGGCATAAGTGGCGATTTTTTCCATGCACGTTGTGATGGTGCAGACTTTACCATAGTAACAAATGAGTGGTTAGACATAAATATTAGAAAAAAAGGATCTTTAGGAGCCGAATATCCGCGTTGGGATTACCTAATGGAAGGCGATACACCATCATTTTTATCATTAATTAATAACGGATTAAATAATCCTGAGCATCCTGAATGGGGAGGTTGGGGAGGTCGTTATGAACTATATACGCCTCGTTTCAAAAAGTGGCACCTTTATCCTGAAAGCAGACCTATTTACTCTGATGCAGAAGATGAAGTGTTAGGAGAAGATAATCGTTGGCATCTTGGAAATCATGAAACTATTTGGCGTTGGAGAGCGGCTTATCAAAATGATTTTGCTTCTCGAATGGATTGGACAATCAAAGCATACGATAAAGCCAACCATCCTCCTACTGTAAAAATAGATCACGATTTGAATTTGACAGCAAAAATAGGAGACCGAGTTAATTTAAGTGCAAAAGGGTCGAATGATCCTGATGGAGATGCTCTATCTTATAAATGGTTTTATTACAAAGAGGCTGGAACTTTTTCTGTTTCTAGTGCGCGTAGTGGTCAACCCGTTGAGATTCAAAATAACGATCAGCAAGACGCTTGGTTTACTGTACCAACAAAACGATTGGGTGGCGATGGTACAGGAACTATGCACATAATTTTAGCGGTTACAGATCATGGATCACCTCGTTTAACACGTTATCAGAGAATTATTGTTACAATTCAGAAATGA
- a CDS encoding glycoside hydrolase family 88 protein gives MKKIIYLLLILVIIPSGIVLNAQENETGRIPQYEIPYEYPSAEGIKAVLNRMKTYYESTSPQTIIDEKTGEEITDFSKFNPNAVPSRGFSSEWSYTHGVVLSAFSYIEDVTGDKTFFSDNVKFYDYVLKYLPYFKKNKDKIEKVKIGNWGRILNFHALDDCGSITAAMIKTYLKTKNDDYLELINQTADHISNNQFRLEDGTLARNRPQYKSVWADDMYMSVPFLTNMGVLTGDNKYFDDAVKQVLQMAKRLYIPEKELFDHGWNVTSGDYDPRFYWGRANGWVLMSMAELLSALPENYQGRSEILHLYRSMVRSLANLQGGDGFWHNLLDKNDTYTETSCTAMFTFAIAKGINEGWISHVYGPVALIGWNAIQTRVLQNGAVDGTCEGTTFAHDNSYYYHRGKSIYATHGYGPTLYAGAEMIRLLQNDSIEVKKARINSRNSTFHYLLKSEWPKKN, from the coding sequence ATGAAAAAAATAATATACTTATTACTAATCCTTGTTATAATACCATCTGGTATTGTCCTTAATGCACAAGAAAACGAAACTGGTAGAATTCCACAATACGAAATTCCTTATGAATATCCATCGGCAGAAGGTATTAAAGCCGTTTTAAACAGAATGAAGACTTATTACGAATCAACAAGTCCACAAACCATAATTGATGAGAAAACTGGAGAAGAAATCACCGATTTTTCAAAATTCAATCCAAATGCTGTTCCTTCAAGGGGCTTTTCAAGTGAGTGGTCTTACACACACGGCGTTGTTTTGTCTGCATTTAGTTATATAGAAGATGTAACTGGAGATAAAACTTTCTTTTCTGATAATGTGAAATTTTATGACTATGTTCTTAAATATCTACCTTATTTTAAAAAGAATAAAGATAAAATTGAAAAAGTAAAAATTGGTAATTGGGGACGAATTTTAAATTTCCATGCACTAGATGATTGTGGTTCAATTACTGCAGCAATGATTAAAACATATTTAAAAACCAAAAACGATGATTATTTAGAGTTAATTAATCAAACAGCAGATCATATTTCAAATAATCAGTTTCGTTTAGAAGATGGCACTTTAGCTAGAAATAGACCCCAATATAAATCTGTTTGGGCAGATGATATGTATATGAGTGTGCCTTTTTTAACTAATATGGGCGTGCTTACTGGCGATAATAAGTATTTTGATGATGCTGTAAAACAAGTGCTTCAAATGGCAAAACGCTTATACATTCCTGAAAAGGAATTATTCGATCATGGTTGGAATGTAACGTCTGGTGATTACGATCCAAGATTTTACTGGGGTCGCGCTAATGGATGGGTTTTAATGTCTATGGCCGAATTACTTAGTGCATTACCAGAAAACTATCAAGGACGATCTGAAATTTTACATTTATACCGTTCTATGGTACGTTCATTGGCTAACCTCCAAGGAGGTGATGGATTTTGGCATAATCTTTTAGATAAAAATGATACTTATACAGAAACATCATGTACAGCGATGTTTACTTTCGCCATAGCAAAAGGTATTAATGAAGGCTGGATAAGTCATGTTTACGGACCCGTAGCACTAATAGGTTGGAATGCTATCCAAACACGAGTACTTCAAAACGGTGCTGTAGATGGTACTTGTGAAGGCACTACCTTTGCTCACGATAATAGCTATTACTACCATAGAGGAAAAAGTATTTATGCAACACATGGTTACGGACCTACACTTTATGCAGGAGCTGAAATGATTCGCTTATTACAAAATGATAGCATTGAAGTTAAAAAGGCCAGAATTAATTCTCGCAATAGTACGTTCCATTATTTGTTAAAAAGTGAGTGGCCTAAAAAAAATTGA
- a CDS encoding response regulator transcription factor, whose product MKILVIEDEPEMKGLIKQFLEDENYVVEVADNFNSGLDKIVSYDYDCILLDITLPDGSGLDLLQQLKNLKKADSVIIISAKDSIEDKVKGLNLGADDYLTKPFHLTELNARIKSVIRRKKSDGQTFIELENVKINIEERLVLIDNQSVELNRKEFDILVFFGMNKSRIVSKSAIAENIWGDYIDQSNDFDFIYSQIKNLRKKLRIHSAEIDINSVYGMGYKLVYK is encoded by the coding sequence ATGAAAATACTAGTAATAGAAGACGAACCTGAAATGAAAGGTTTGATAAAACAATTCCTTGAAGACGAAAATTACGTTGTAGAAGTTGCTGATAATTTTAATTCCGGTTTAGATAAAATTGTATCCTACGATTACGATTGCATTTTATTGGATATTACACTTCCAGACGGAAGTGGACTTGATTTATTACAACAATTAAAAAACTTAAAAAAAGCAGATAGTGTTATTATTATTTCTGCTAAAGATTCTATTGAAGATAAAGTTAAAGGCTTAAACCTTGGAGCTGACGATTATCTTACTAAACCATTTCACCTAACAGAACTCAATGCCAGAATAAAATCTGTTATTCGAAGGAAAAAATCTGATGGACAGACTTTTATCGAATTAGAAAATGTCAAAATTAATATTGAAGAACGCCTAGTTTTAATAGATAATCAATCGGTAGAATTAAATAGAAAAGAATTTGACATTCTTGTTTTCTTCGGAATGAATAAATCTAGAATTGTAAGCAAGTCGGCTATTGCCGAAAATATATGGGGCGATTATATAGACCAATCAAACGATTTTGATTTTATTTATTCTCAAATAAAAAACCTGCGCAAAAAACTCCGCATCCATAGTGCTGAAATTGATATAAATTCAGTCTACGGAATGGGATATAAATTAGTTTATAAATGA
- a CDS encoding HAMP domain-containing sensor histidine kinase, translating to MKLINHTLLILSVILFTTVGLWAFLFYSQLLSQIKTTIDEGLSNHKIAIIDNLKDDKTISEQLDFLDKSYIIKKVNEDYALQVRDSYKDTLIFSSLKNNNYEARLLTTAFVSSEGKYYEMKVLSHELNKGKLIKKIITSLLGLFLLLFLSTVLMNKFVLKNTWKPFYQLLNYLNDFRLDKSASQKLSKTNIKEFALLNESVQKLLNTNVDIFNSQKQFIENASHELQTPIAIGINKLELFAENPDLSPEQLKKIGNIIESFQRLSGLNKSLLLLSKIENKQFISKELLSFNELLSRIKQDFLDYSEFQKIKITYLQEGHWEFKMNKDLAELLIVNLIKNAIIHNKEKEGKVVIRLSSSYFTIENTSDNPSIDVNRLFQRFNKNSNSKSSTGLGLAIVKAIADASDLSVTYSYNNNKHIFKVNSITNK from the coding sequence ATGAAACTAATAAACCATACGTTATTAATTCTATCAGTAATTTTATTTACAACAGTTGGTTTATGGGCTTTTCTATTTTATTCGCAGCTATTAAGTCAAATTAAAACAACTATTGATGAAGGGCTTTCAAATCATAAAATTGCAATTATAGATAATTTAAAAGATGATAAAACGATTTCAGAACAACTTGATTTTTTAGACAAAAGCTATATTATAAAAAAGGTAAACGAAGATTATGCACTTCAAGTAAGAGATTCATATAAAGACACATTAATTTTTTCTAGTCTTAAGAATAATAATTATGAAGCGCGTTTACTTACCACAGCTTTCGTTTCTTCGGAAGGAAAATATTATGAGATGAAAGTACTATCTCATGAATTGAATAAAGGAAAATTAATAAAAAAAATTATTACGTCGCTTTTAGGGTTGTTTTTGCTTTTATTTTTAAGTACCGTGTTAATGAATAAGTTTGTATTAAAAAATACATGGAAACCCTTCTATCAATTATTAAACTATTTAAATGATTTTAGGTTAGACAAAAGCGCTTCTCAAAAATTATCAAAAACAAATATCAAGGAATTTGCTTTACTAAATGAATCGGTTCAAAAACTATTAAATACAAATGTGGATATTTTTAATAGCCAAAAACAATTTATTGAAAACGCATCACATGAATTACAAACACCCATAGCTATTGGTATTAATAAACTTGAATTATTTGCTGAAAACCCAGATTTATCACCTGAACAATTGAAGAAAATAGGCAATATTATTGAATCATTTCAACGATTATCAGGGTTGAACAAATCCTTATTATTACTTTCTAAGATAGAAAATAAACAATTCATTTCTAAAGAATTATTAAGTTTTAATGAATTATTAAGCAGAATAAAACAAGATTTTTTAGATTATTCAGAATTTCAAAAAATTAAAATAACTTACCTACAAGAAGGCCATTGGGAATTTAAAATGAATAAAGACCTTGCTGAATTACTTATTGTGAACCTCATAAAAAATGCCATTATTCATAATAAAGAAAAGGAAGGAAAAGTTGTAATTAGATTAAGTTCATCGTATTTCACTATTGAAAATACAAGTGATAATCCATCAATAGATGTAAATAGATTATTTCAACGATTTAACAAAAACTCAAATAGTAAAAGTTCAACAGGCTTAGGATTAGCTATTGTTAAAGCTATTGCTGATGCGTCCGATTTATCGGTTACTTATTCATACAATAATAACAAACATATTTTTAAAGTAAACAGTATAACTAACAAATGA
- a CDS encoding GDSL-type esterase/lipase family protein yields MKIIKLILLFLITTNTLFAQIKVSCVGNSITEGWNGNPSYVPILQKLLGANYIVKNNGKSGATILNKGNKPYCKQEAFLRALNDNADIITILLGTNDTKSQNWDKYSSDFKSDYVALIDTLQSTNRNAKIFLVIPVPACRGNFGIRNDILNLEIPIIKQIAKEKGLPIIDANTPLLESCNYFNDGVHPNAEGANAIALLLYQSITK; encoded by the coding sequence ATGAAAATAATAAAACTTATTCTACTTTTTTTAATTACAACAAACACTCTTTTTGCCCAAATTAAAGTTAGCTGTGTTGGTAATAGTATTACTGAAGGTTGGAATGGCAACCCTTCGTATGTTCCAATACTTCAAAAATTACTTGGTGCAAATTATATTGTGAAAAATAATGGAAAAAGTGGCGCAACGATTTTAAATAAAGGCAATAAACCTTATTGTAAACAAGAAGCCTTTTTACGAGCGCTAAATGATAATGCGGATATTATAACCATTTTGCTTGGGACTAATGATACTAAATCTCAAAATTGGGATAAGTATAGTAGTGATTTCAAATCAGATTACGTGGCATTAATTGATACATTACAATCAACAAATAGAAATGCTAAAATATTTCTAGTTATCCCAGTTCCTGCATGTAGAGGTAATTTTGGAATAAGAAACGACATTTTAAATTTAGAAATTCCAATAATTAAGCAAATAGCAAAAGAAAAAGGATTGCCTATTATTGATGCTAATACACCATTGCTTGAATCTTGTAACTATTTTAATGATGGTGTTCATCCAAATGCTGAAGGTGCAAATGCCATTGCTCTGTTATTATATCAAAGTATAACCAAATAA